The following coding sequences lie in one Fusarium poae strain DAOMC 252244 chromosome 1, whole genome shotgun sequence genomic window:
- a CDS encoding hypothetical protein (BUSCO:36026at5125) — translation MAPSRPETKKTNPDIAKLIVDAQTQLEVGRVEEAATLAQQALDATGQGGDFELSAANLLGTIFIESGDVDEARAAFERAVHLDQDGTVDEKIGGGPEKFLLLAQLSEEGGLDTVQWYERGATALRKQIAVLSEIRSPTPQQKTSLQEKQHKLAGVLCAVAEVYMTDLSWEPDAESRCETLITEAMLLAPAAPETWQTVANVRISQSRANEAQTALRRSLELWQNLPSSHPDVPEFPTRIALARLLMETELEDEALSVLERLVTDDDTSVEAWYLGGWCLYITGEKQKTTASKPWNEATKDNEEWKGLWKSSRQWLSQCLKLFDMQEYEDERLGEHAKELLSCINKEIGEPADGELDDWEDPSDGENDDDDDAEMQG, via the coding sequence ATGGCGCCCTCAAGACCCGAGACAAAAAAGACGAATCCTGACATCGCAAAACTTATTGTCGATGCGCAGACTCAGCTTGAGGTGGGAAGAGTAGAGGAGGCTGCTACCCTTGCCCAGCAGGCTCTTGACGCTACCGGCCAAGGTGGTGACTTTGAGCTCAGCGCTGCCAACCTTTTGGGTACAATCTTTATCGAGTCCGGCGACGTTGACGAGGCCCGAGCTGCTTTCGAGCGTGCGGTTCACCTCGATCAAGATGGAACCGTGGACGAAAAAATTGGCGGTGGCCCCGAGAAGTTCCTCCTTCTAGCCCAGCTCAGTGAGGAGGGCGGTCTTGACACCGTTCAATGGTATGAGCGCGGTGCGACGGCGCTCCGAAAGCAGATTGCAGTACTGAGCGAGATCCGATCACCCACTCCTCAACAAAAAACATCTCTTCAGGAGAAGCAACACAAGCTGGCCGGAGTCCTCTGCGCTGTTGCCGAGGTGTACATGACCGACTTGTCGTGGGAGCCCGATGCCGAGTCACGCTGCGAGACCCTTATTACCGAGGCCATGCTCCTCGCACCCGCAGCTCCTGAGACCTGGCAAACAGTTGCAAACGTCCGAATTTCACAGAGCCGTGCCAATGAGGCCCAGACCGCTCTGCGCAGGAGTCTTGAGTTGTGGCAGAACCTCCCCTCCAGCCACCCTGATGTTCCCGAGTTTCCCACCAGAATTGCTCTCGCCCGCTTGCTGATGGAGACCGAGCTGGAGGATGAGGCCTTGAGCGTGCTGGAGCGTCTTGTCACAGATGACGACACTAGTGTCGAGGCTTGGTATCTTGGCGGTTGGTGTCTCTACATCACTGGTGAGAAGCAGAAGACCACTGCCTCCAAGCCATGGAATGAAGCCACCAAGGACAACGAGGAGTGGAAGGGGCTGTGGAAGTCATCGAGACAGTGGCTTTCTCAGTGCTTGAAATTGTTCGATATGCAAGAATACGAAGACGAGCGACTTGGAGAGCACGCCAAGGAATTGTTGTCATGTATCAACAAGGAGATCGGTGAGCCGGCCGATGGCGAGTTGGATGACTGGGAGGACCCCAGTGATGGCGAgaacgatgatgatgatgatgctgagaTGCAGGGTTGA